A window of the Gloeocapsa sp. DLM2.Bin57 genome harbors these coding sequences:
- a CDS encoding NAD-dependent epimerase/dehydratase family protein, which produces MSETLQRLWQTINYFEVLPIIGTIQKIVNQPKSLKLPTMGLILVTGATGGVGKRVVKYLLSKNYRVRVLVRDAAKAREMFGNSVEIWEGDLTIPETLNPKLLLDVSAVISCVGVKVQPVEGDTPTREKYYQGIKFYLPEVVDSPEMVEYQGMKNLLQVIKPHLRSDERLLFDFTNPNSDVKEFWGAVDDIVMGGVSQSQISLGGNRAIFSGNVSIANNGGFASVRTRNFTPPLDLSEYEGISLRLQGDGKRYKFIMRCEGKWDGVSYCYSFDTIYNYPQTIDIPFKSLLPVVRAKTVKDAGEFDSSRVYSLQLMLSKFEYDGALNPRFSPGLFGLEVESIKAYGKKVNTPQVILISSAGVTRPNRPGIDLSQEPPAVRLNDQLGGILTWKLAGEELLRSSGLRYTIIRPCALTEKPGDQSLIFDQGDNIRGQVSREAIAELCLQVLQNPDAVNKTFEVRETEERVEEQDYQQLFATLKPDQL; this is translated from the coding sequence ATGAGCGAGACTCTACAACGATTGTGGCAAACTATCAATTACTTTGAAGTCTTACCAATAATTGGTACTATCCAAAAGATTGTTAATCAACCCAAATCATTAAAATTACCAACTATGGGATTAATCTTAGTAACAGGTGCTACAGGTGGTGTAGGCAAAAGAGTAGTTAAATACTTACTATCCAAGAATTATCGCGTTAGAGTCTTAGTCAGAGACGCAGCTAAAGCGCGGGAAATGTTCGGTAACAGTGTGGAAATCTGGGAAGGAGATTTAACTATCCCGGAAACTCTCAACCCTAAATTACTCTTGGATGTTTCCGCGGTGATTTCTTGTGTAGGAGTAAAAGTACAACCAGTAGAGGGAGATACACCTACTAGAGAGAAATATTATCAGGGAATTAAATTTTATCTTCCCGAGGTGGTAGATAGTCCCGAAATGGTAGAGTATCAAGGGATGAAAAATCTCTTACAAGTAATTAAACCCCATCTACGTTCCGACGAGAGATTATTATTTGATTTTACTAACCCTAATTCTGATGTTAAGGAGTTCTGGGGTGCGGTAGATGATATCGTTATGGGTGGAGTTAGTCAATCTCAAATCAGTCTAGGGGGAAATCGTGCTATCTTCTCGGGTAATGTCTCTATTGCCAATAATGGGGGATTCGCTTCGGTAAGAACACGCAATTTTACCCCTCCACTAGATTTAAGTGAATATGAAGGAATTAGTCTCAGACTCCAGGGAGATGGCAAACGTTATAAATTTATTATGCGTTGTGAGGGAAAATGGGATGGTGTATCCTATTGTTATTCCTTTGATACGATTTATAATTACCCCCAAACCATCGATATTCCCTTTAAGAGTTTGCTTCCCGTAGTTAGAGCCAAAACCGTCAAAGATGCGGGAGAATTTGACTCTAGTCGGGTATATTCTCTACAATTAATGTTGAGTAAGTTTGAATATGATGGTGCGTTAAATCCTCGTTTCTCTCCTGGATTGTTTGGTTTAGAGGTAGAGTCGATAAAGGCTTATGGTAAAAAGGTCAATACTCCTCAAGTTATTTTAATTAGTTCTGCTGGTGTAACACGTCCTAATCGTCCTGGAATCGATTTGAGTCAAGAACCTCCTGCGGTAAGATTAAATGACCAATTAGGGGGTATTTTAACCTGGAAATTAGCGGGTGAAGAGTTATTGCGATCGAGTGGCTTGCGTTATACTATTATTCGTCCTTGTGCTTTGACTGAAAAACCAGGTGATCAATCCTTAATCTTTGACCAAGGAGATAATATCAGAGGACAAGTCAGTAGAGAAGCGATCGCCGAGTTATGTTTACAAGTTCTCCAAAATCCTGATGCTGTTAACAAAACTTTTGAAGTGAGGGAAACTGAAGAAAGAGTCGAAGAACAAGATTATCAGCAGCTTTTTGCTACCCTCAAACCTGATCAACTATGA
- a CDS encoding sigma-70 family RNA polymerase sigma factor, giving the protein MDSSNSSNLESRELFLAYYRKPSVKTRNQLVKLNLGLVKKIAYSISRQCAEPYEDLQQIGYLGLIRAIERYNPCLGSAFSSFAIPYIRGEILHYLRDKSNVMKIPRRWQDLAKKAAKIRKKYLAQNGNAPSDLEMACLLGVTIQEWLECQLACQNRLTVSLDVMVGQMLDSSVSFGDTIPDIREQYLQSLEEERLHLEGAINQLEEKTKRAIEWVFLQDLSRKEVAQRIGMSPMTVTRHLKKGIAELSILLNSNNLSVSI; this is encoded by the coding sequence ATGGATAGCTCAAATTCTTCTAATCTTGAATCCCGAGAACTTTTTCTAGCCTATTACCGTAAACCCTCGGTAAAAACTCGCAATCAGCTAGTTAAATTAAACTTAGGGTTAGTCAAAAAAATTGCCTATAGTATCAGCAGACAATGTGCTGAGCCTTACGAAGACTTGCAACAGATTGGCTATCTAGGGTTAATTAGAGCAATTGAGCGTTATAATCCCTGTTTAGGTAGTGCTTTTAGCTCTTTTGCTATTCCCTATATTCGCGGAGAAATATTGCACTATCTCAGAGACAAAAGCAATGTAATGAAAATACCCCGTCGTTGGCAAGATTTAGCGAAAAAAGCCGCAAAAATACGCAAAAAATACTTAGCTCAAAACGGTAATGCTCCTAGTGATTTAGAAATGGCTTGCCTTTTAGGAGTAACTATCCAAGAATGGCTTGAATGTCAACTAGCTTGTCAAAATCGTCTAACGGTTAGTTTAGATGTAATGGTTGGTCAAATGCTCGATAGTTCCGTTAGTTTTGGTGATACTATCCCCGATATTCGCGAACAATACCTACAAAGTCTTGAAGAAGAAAGACTTCATCTTGAAGGAGCAATCAATCAGTTAGAAGAGAAAACTAAAAGAGCAATTGAATGGGTTTTTTTACAAGACTTATCCCGAAAAGAAGTAGCGCAACGTATTGGTATGAGTCCGATGACAGTAACCCGACATTTGAAAAAAGGAATTGCTGAATTAAGTATTTTATTGAATTCTAACAACTTATCGGTAAGTATTTAA
- a CDS encoding gfo/Idh/MocA family oxidoreductase: MTINIAIIGVGRWGVHLLRNFLKHPLAVVVAIADTSTARLDYCQQHFALSSTQLYTNWQDIRLNSNIDAVVVATPASSHYELIKDALTLGYHVLAEKPLTLDPSQCRELTQLAQKQQKQLLVDHTYLYHGAIATGKQTLDTGKLGKIIYGYASRTHLGPVRQDVDVLWDLAIHDLAIFNYWLGETPTQVQAQVKTWLQPQLPDLSYLTLTYPSGVQALIHLCWLNPDKQRRLSLVGTQGCLIFDEILPQPLVLQKGYLESVDHRFIPTGVSTEVIEVEKVEPLQQVCDRFLDKINCHHIDSESANLATQLVTILTCLSLSWQNDGQIVTVPDYFFS, encoded by the coding sequence ATGACCATTAATATCGCTATTATCGGTGTGGGACGCTGGGGAGTTCATCTCCTACGTAATTTCCTCAAGCACCCCTTAGCTGTAGTAGTGGCGATCGCTGATACTTCCACAGCTAGACTCGATTATTGTCAACAACATTTTGCTCTTTCATCAACACAACTATACACCAATTGGCAAGATATCCGGCTCAACTCTAATATTGATGCAGTAGTAGTAGCTACTCCCGCTTCTAGTCATTATGAACTTATTAAAGACGCTCTCACCCTAGGTTATCACGTCCTAGCGGAAAAACCCCTGACCTTAGACCCTAGTCAATGTCGGGAATTAACTCAATTAGCCCAAAAACAACAGAAACAATTATTAGTAGATCATACTTATCTCTATCATGGGGCGATCGCCACTGGTAAACAAACCTTAGATACAGGTAAATTAGGTAAAATCATCTATGGTTATGCTAGTCGCACTCATTTAGGTCCAGTTCGACAAGATGTAGATGTGCTCTGGGATTTGGCTATTCATGATTTAGCTATCTTTAATTATTGGTTAGGAGAAACCCCTACACAAGTACAAGCTCAAGTGAAAACTTGGTTACAACCACAATTACCTGATCTAAGTTACTTAACCCTTACTTATCCGAGTGGTGTACAAGCTTTAATCCACCTGTGTTGGTTGAATCCTGATAAACAAAGACGTCTATCTCTAGTGGGAACTCAGGGATGTTTAATTTTTGATGAAATCTTACCTCAACCATTAGTTCTACAAAAAGGTTATTTAGAATCTGTTGATCATCGTTTTATCCCCACAGGAGTATCTACAGAAGTCATAGAAGTAGAAAAAGTTGAACCATTGCAACAAGTTTGCGATCGCTTTTTAGATAAGATAAATTGCCACCACATTGATTCAGAATCAGCTAATTTAGCTACTCAACTAGTTACTATCCTTACTTGTTTGAGTTTATCTTGGCAAAATGACGGTCAAATAGTTACCGTACCAGATTATTTTTTCTCTTAA
- the rnc gene encoding ribonuclease III, whose product MDDPRRKKQLIQLLHKFGLTNIESVNLSLVDLALTHPTISQVANYEQLEFVGDSVVRLVAAELLLETYPAAPVGDYGAVRSVLVSDQTLAEIADSYGIDRYILITTHFNNPGARVSLLADTFEAVLGALYLSTHNMSLIRPWLDPILRERAAVVLACPARQNYKDALQEWTQAQHKILPVYKVQENHGVEVHQANRFRAQVWLNDRQLGQGTGRTKKAAEQAAAKEAFFTVVMPQK is encoded by the coding sequence GTGGACGATCCGCGACGCAAAAAACAATTAATACAGCTACTGCATAAGTTCGGTTTAACCAATATAGAGTCTGTCAATCTGTCTCTGGTTGATTTGGCTTTAACTCATCCGACTATCTCTCAAGTAGCAAATTATGAACAGTTAGAATTTGTGGGGGATTCAGTAGTACGACTAGTAGCAGCAGAGTTGTTGCTAGAAACCTACCCAGCAGCACCAGTGGGAGATTATGGCGCTGTTCGCTCTGTATTAGTGAGTGACCAAACTCTCGCCGAAATTGCTGATAGTTATGGGATAGATCGTTATATCCTGATTACAACTCATTTTAATAATCCAGGAGCAAGAGTATCTCTATTAGCTGATACTTTTGAAGCAGTCTTAGGAGCACTCTATCTGAGTACTCACAATATGAGTCTGATTCGTCCTTGGTTAGATCCTATTCTCCGCGAAAGAGCAGCGGTGGTTTTAGCTTGTCCTGCGCGTCAAAATTATAAGGATGCTCTACAAGAATGGACACAAGCACAGCATAAAATACTACCTGTATATAAAGTCCAAGAAAATCATGGGGTAGAAGTACACCAAGCTAATCGCTTTAGGGCCCAAGTCTGGCTCAACGATCGCCAATTAGGACAGGGAACAGGTCGCACTAAAAAAGCAGCTGAGCAAGCCGCAGCTAAAGAAGCTTTCTTTACCGTAGTTATGCCACAAAAATGA
- a CDS encoding BMC domain-containing protein produces the protein MKISPSRRIPKQQHYEFQDSALGLVSTQSFPAIVGTADMMLKSAEVTLVGYEKIGGGYCTAVVRGKISDVRLAVEEGAKTADKFGQLISHLVIPRPMPNLEAIFPIGSKLSEIAQQQRGYSRLSNNSIGLLETRGFPALVGASDAMLKSADVQLTSYEKIGSGLCTAIVRGSVSNVAVAIEAGMNEAERIGSLNAVMIIPRLLEDLEKTLPIASCWLEQPKPLPVLLPNQVGTEELVELPQVTRVPLSIELED, from the coding sequence ATGAAAATATCCCCCTCTAGGAGAATACCCAAGCAACAACATTATGAGTTCCAAGACAGCGCCCTCGGTTTAGTCTCTACACAAAGCTTCCCTGCTATCGTAGGAACAGCAGATATGATGCTTAAATCAGCAGAAGTAACCCTAGTCGGTTATGAAAAAATAGGGGGTGGTTATTGTACAGCAGTAGTTAGGGGTAAAATCTCTGATGTGCGTCTAGCTGTAGAAGAGGGGGCAAAAACAGCGGATAAATTTGGTCAATTGATATCTCATCTAGTTATACCTCGTCCGATGCCCAATTTAGAAGCTATTTTCCCTATTGGCAGTAAGTTATCAGAAATAGCCCAACAACAACGAGGTTATAGTCGTTTGAGTAATAATTCTATCGGCTTATTAGAAACCAGAGGATTTCCCGCTTTAGTAGGTGCGTCTGATGCTATGCTGAAATCTGCTGATGTACAACTAACCTCTTATGAAAAAATCGGGTCAGGATTATGTACAGCGATCGTCAGAGGTTCAGTATCTAACGTAGCAGTAGCCATTGAAGCAGGGATGAATGAAGCAGAACGCATCGGTAGTCTCAATGCAGTAATGATTATTCCTAGACTATTAGAAGATTTAGAAAAAACTTTACCGATCGCTAGTTGTTGGTTGGAACAGCCTAAACCCCTACCCGTACTCCTACCTAATCAAGTAGGTACAGAAGAATTAGTAGAATTGCCACAAGTAACTAGAGTACCTCTATCCATCGAGTTAGAAGACTAG
- a CDS encoding DUF565 domain-containing protein, giving the protein MQRTRLDTLVNTQVLRLQTFFSNPWRTISLIFISILLGFFLGIAIVSTAGQAAFWDVPASAVLLIGTETISRWSYSRKKRPLWMIIVNVLKIGLTYSLFLQAFIIGS; this is encoded by the coding sequence ATGCAAAGAACCCGTTTAGATACCTTAGTTAACACTCAGGTTTTAAGATTGCAAACCTTTTTTAGTAATCCCTGGCGGACGATATCCTTAATATTTATTAGTATTTTATTGGGATTTTTTCTGGGTATTGCCATAGTTAGTACAGCAGGACAAGCGGCTTTTTGGGATGTACCTGCTTCAGCGGTGTTATTGATTGGTACAGAAACAATTAGTCGCTGGTCATATTCACGCAAAAAGCGCCCGCTGTGGATGATCATCGTCAATGTTTTAAAAATTGGGTTAACCTATAGTTTGTTTTTACAAGCTTTTATTATCGGTTCTTAA
- a CDS encoding DUF3611 family protein, whose product MTKDSQISRLLPVNVERVVTSLKRGSFIGFWLQIVLGVVSAVTLLFATPVLIETKEQTQGTSFGIFCAVISLILLVIAIIFAYRYGKIAKKIETPDPTLRPKKTDTITLIKTGLTINLVGMLLATVGAQALVGIVLAKSLARPQIAIGLTGPTDFVNSIDLLIIQANTNTITAHFTGIITSLWLLNRISR is encoded by the coding sequence ATGACTAAAGATTCCCAAATTAGCCGTCTTTTGCCTGTTAATGTCGAAAGAGTAGTTACTTCCTTAAAAAGGGGTAGTTTTATTGGTTTTTGGTTGCAAATTGTCTTAGGTGTTGTCTCAGCAGTAACCCTGTTATTTGCTACACCTGTTTTGATAGAGACTAAAGAACAAACCCAGGGAACAAGCTTTGGGATTTTTTGTGCTGTTATCAGTTTAATCTTATTAGTTATTGCCATTATCTTTGCTTATCGTTATGGCAAAATTGCCAAGAAGATTGAAACTCCAGACCCAACTTTACGTCCTAAAAAAACAGATACGATTACATTAATTAAAACCGGTCTAACCATTAACTTGGTTGGTATGTTATTGGCAACTGTTGGCGCACAAGCTTTAGTTGGTATTGTTTTAGCCAAGTCTCTAGCTCGTCCCCAAATTGCTATAGGTTTAACTGGACCTACAGATTTTGTTAACTCGATTGATTTATTAATTATCCAAGCTAATACTAATACTATTACTGCTCATTTTACTGGTATAATTACCTCATTATGGCTGTTAAATCGTATTAGTCGTTAG
- a CDS encoding cytochrome c biogenesis protein CcdA — protein sequence MLEFLRTQFYYLEQFANQLVSQQLNHLSIFSVGIILLAGLLTSLSPCLLSMLPITLGYIGGYQNENRTQATLQSLWFALGLATTLALLGVIAASVGRVYGQIGWGLPLIVSAIAIIMGLNLLEIVPLNFPSLGTTDWITPDFPPALRSYLLGLTFGLVASPCSTPVLASILAWVASTEDLLLGVCLLLAYTVGYVTPLVLAGSFAGVLTQFLSLRKWSGWINPVSGALLLGFGTLSLLYRLPNFV from the coding sequence ATGCTGGAGTTTCTGCGAACTCAATTCTATTATCTCGAACAATTCGCCAATCAATTGGTATCTCAACAACTAAATCATTTAAGTATCTTTAGTGTGGGTATCATTTTATTAGCGGGACTTTTGACGAGTCTGAGTCCTTGTCTGTTATCTATGTTACCGATTACTCTAGGTTATATCGGTGGTTATCAAAATGAAAATAGAACACAAGCTACTCTACAGTCTCTGTGGTTTGCTTTGGGTTTGGCTACTACTTTAGCTTTATTAGGCGTTATCGCCGCTTCTGTAGGTAGAGTTTATGGACAAATTGGTTGGGGTTTACCTTTAATAGTCAGCGCGATCGCTATTATTATGGGACTGAATCTCTTAGAAATTGTCCCGCTGAATTTCCCTTCTTTAGGCACAACCGACTGGATTACTCCTGACTTTCCACCTGCGCTACGTTCCTATCTATTGGGTTTAACTTTTGGTTTAGTAGCTTCCCCCTGTAGCACTCCTGTTTTAGCTAGTATCTTAGCTTGGGTGGCTAGTACTGAAGATTTACTCTTAGGAGTCTGTTTATTGTTAGCCTATACTGTAGGTTACGTTACTCCTTTGGTACTAGCGGGAAGTTTTGCGGGTGTTTTAACCCAATTTTTAAGTTTACGTAAATGGTCAGGTTGGATTAATCCTGTCAGTGGTGCTTTATTATTAGGATTTGGGACTCTATCTCTTCTTTACCGTTTACCGAATTTCGTCTAA
- a CDS encoding DUF4382 domain-containing protein: MLLKIKTLLGVGILASLLSLTTATASESLVKQATEDGKLSLVAEGEDFVREGFTTKDNWQIEFDHVYVTLAEIKAFQTEPPFDPATDNPLEPVVTVVLLERSKTVDLATTDEVVVVAQIQAPPGHYNALSWKVTPSEEGATILLQGTATRDGETINFNIAIAQPLEYTCGEYIGDERKGIVITGGEAELETTFHFDHIFGDADKPADDPLNTDALGFDPLAALAQNGELVIDSATLQAQLSPQDYETLTKAIASLGHVGEGHCR; the protein is encoded by the coding sequence ATGTTGCTAAAAATAAAAACCCTTTTAGGTGTAGGAATACTGGCGTCTTTACTTTCTTTGACTACTGCTACTGCTTCGGAATCATTAGTTAAACAAGCGACTGAGGATGGAAAACTCAGCTTAGTTGCTGAAGGTGAAGATTTTGTCCGTGAAGGTTTTACGACTAAAGATAATTGGCAAATAGAATTTGACCATGTCTATGTTACTCTAGCAGAAATTAAAGCCTTTCAAACTGAGCCACCTTTTGACCCTGCTACTGATAATCCCCTTGAACCAGTGGTAACCGTAGTGTTGTTAGAAAGGTCTAAAACCGTTGATTTAGCTACAACAGATGAAGTGGTTGTGGTCGCTCAAATACAAGCACCACCAGGACACTATAACGCTTTATCGTGGAAGGTTACACCCTCAGAAGAAGGAGCAACTATCCTCTTACAAGGAACAGCTACTAGAGATGGAGAAACGATTAACTTTAATATAGCGATCGCTCAACCTCTAGAATATACCTGTGGGGAATATATCGGAGACGAACGCAAAGGTATTGTCATAACAGGGGGAGAAGCAGAGTTAGAAACAACTTTTCATTTTGATCATATTTTTGGGGATGCGGATAAACCTGCAGATGATCCTCTCAATACCGACGCGTTGGGGTTTGATCCTCTAGCTGCTTTAGCCCAAAATGGTGAGTTAGTTATCGATTCAGCTACCCTACAAGCACAATTATCACCCCAAGACTATGAAACCTTAACTAAAGCGATCGCCAGTCTAGGTCACGTTGGCGAAGGTCATTGTAGGTAA
- a CDS encoding aspartate aminotransferase produces MSLTWISRAQRLNSLPPYVFARLDELKARAREQGIDLIDLGMGNPDGGAPQPVIDAAIAALAKRENHGYPPFEGTANFRKAITSWYQRCYRVDLDPNSEALPLLGSKEGLTHLALAYIDPGDLVLVPSPSYPAHFRGPLIAGGKIYPLIVKPENDWLIDISAIPEAIAQEAKILYFNYPNNPTSATAPREFFEEIVDFARHYQILLVHDLCYAELAFDGYQPTSLLEIPGAKEIGVEFHTLSKTYSMAGWRVGFVVGNSDIIQGLRTLKTNLDYGIFSVIQTAAETALQLPEEYIKEVQLRYKARRDLLISGLAELGWNIPKSKATMYLWIPTPIGVSSTDFALNLLQTTGIVVTPGNAFGEGGEGYVRVSLIADGDRLTEALNRLKQAKITYDNFSNCL; encoded by the coding sequence ATGAGTTTAACTTGGATTAGCCGTGCTCAACGTTTAAATAGTTTACCTCCCTACGTATTTGCTCGTCTCGATGAGTTGAAAGCCCGCGCGCGTGAACAGGGTATAGATTTAATCGATTTGGGGATGGGTAACCCTGATGGTGGCGCACCACAACCAGTGATAGACGCGGCGATCGCTGCTTTGGCTAAACGAGAAAATCACGGTTACCCCCCTTTTGAGGGTACGGCTAATTTTCGTAAAGCGATTACTAGTTGGTATCAACGCTGTTATCGAGTAGATTTAGATCCCAATAGTGAAGCTTTACCACTGTTAGGCTCAAAAGAAGGCTTAACTCATCTAGCTTTAGCTTACATAGATCCAGGTGATCTAGTATTAGTACCTAGTCCAAGTTATCCCGCTCATTTTCGCGGTCCGTTGATTGCAGGGGGTAAAATCTACCCTCTGATTGTTAAACCTGAGAATGACTGGTTAATCGATATTAGCGCTATTCCCGAGGCGATCGCTCAAGAAGCTAAAATTCTCTATTTTAATTATCCTAATAATCCTACTAGTGCTACTGCACCGAGAGAGTTTTTTGAGGAAATAGTTGATTTTGCGCGTCATTATCAAATTCTGCTAGTTCATGATCTCTGTTACGCTGAGTTGGCTTTTGATGGTTATCAACCTACTAGTCTATTGGAAATTCCAGGGGCTAAAGAGATTGGGGTAGAATTTCATACCCTCTCTAAAACCTATAGTATGGCGGGATGGCGCGTAGGTTTTGTGGTGGGTAACTCTGATATTATTCAAGGTTTACGCACTCTGAAAACTAACCTAGATTATGGTATCTTTAGTGTGATTCAAACCGCTGCAGAGACTGCTTTACAATTACCCGAAGAATACATAAAAGAAGTTCAATTGCGCTACAAAGCCAGACGGGACTTACTAATCTCTGGATTAGCTGAGTTAGGGTGGAATATACCTAAATCCAAGGCAACTATGTATCTGTGGATACCTACTCCTATAGGAGTAAGTTCTACTGATTTTGCTCTCAATTTATTACAAACCACGGGAATTGTGGTAACACCTGGAAATGCTTTTGGCGAAGGGGGAGAAGGTTATGTACGTGTTAGCTTGATTGCTGATGGCGATCGCCTTACTGAAGCTTTAAATCGCCTAAAACAAGCTAAAATAACTTATGATAACTTCAGTAATTGTCTATGA
- a CDS encoding class I SAM-dependent methyltransferase translates to MQPMFNLQQVELNPDSLTKTAYQLFQEAKNIFSVTHKTISSNIGQLIVNTDKKATPLSTETILKMRQRQQDLIEIDWKEAKEGIYPESLLFDNPWDEFFRYYPSVWLDLPLIWQKVSQKAYQEFSPEINQSGYPRYYLQNFHYQTNGYLSDESANLYDLQVDLLFNGATDAMRRRVLKPLKQRLAGFDSPEYRILDVPCATGRTLKMIRAAFPEAALFGVDLSPAYLRKANQLLSESLGELPQLIQANAEELPYQDNYFHGLTNVFLFHELPPETRQQVIAECYRVLQPGGVMVIADSIQLEDHPEFTDMLNNFPITFHEPYYRSYISDNITERLSLVGFENIETQTHFASKYWTASKPV, encoded by the coding sequence ATGCAACCGATGTTTAACCTACAACAAGTAGAATTGAATCCGGATTCCCTTACTAAAACCGCTTACCAACTCTTTCAAGAAGCTAAAAATATTTTTAGCGTTACTCATAAAACGATTAGTAGTAATATAGGTCAACTAATCGTTAACACAGACAAAAAAGCAACTCCCCTATCTACAGAAACAATTCTGAAGATGCGTCAACGTCAACAGGATTTGATTGAAATTGATTGGAAAGAAGCCAAAGAAGGAATTTATCCCGAGAGTTTGTTATTTGACAACCCTTGGGATGAATTTTTCCGCTATTATCCCAGCGTCTGGCTAGATTTACCCTTAATTTGGCAAAAAGTCAGCCAAAAAGCCTATCAAGAATTTAGCCCTGAGATTAATCAAAGTGGTTATCCGCGTTATTATTTACAAAACTTTCACTATCAAACCAATGGTTATTTGAGTGATGAGTCAGCTAATCTCTATGACTTACAGGTAGATTTACTATTTAATGGCGCAACTGACGCGATGAGAAGAAGAGTTTTAAAACCTCTCAAACAGAGATTAGCAGGTTTTGACAGTCCCGAATATCGCATTTTAGATGTACCCTGCGCTACAGGAAGAACCCTCAAAATGATTCGCGCAGCGTTTCCCGAAGCTGCTTTATTTGGAGTAGATTTATCTCCTGCTTATCTACGCAAAGCTAATCAGTTACTTTCTGAGTCTTTAGGAGAATTACCCCAATTAATTCAAGCAAACGCCGAAGAATTACCTTATCAAGATAACTATTTCCACGGATTGACTAACGTCTTTTTATTCCACGAATTACCACCAGAAACGCGTCAACAAGTAATCGCTGAATGTTATCGAGTTTTGCAACCTGGTGGAGTGATGGTGATCGCCGATTCTATTCAACTTGAGGATCATCCCGAGTTTACCGATATGTTGAATAACTTCCCCATTACTTTTCATGAACCTTATTACAGAAGTTATATCAGCGATAATATCACCGAAAGACTATCCTTAGTAGGTTTTGAGAATATAGAAACTCAAACCCACTTTGCTAGTAAATACTGGACCGCTTCTAAACCTGTTTAG
- a CDS encoding iron-containing alcohol dehydrogenase family protein — MKQTKKAQSTPILVAPSQVIKGEKILSEAKEAIASLGKRPLIIGGETTESLIKREIKPILEQFNLFLSKYSPDCSEASLKALKAQVSEHKSDLIIGVGGGKALDTAKLVAHQCNLPIVTIPTSGATCAAWTALSNVYSDKGAFLYDVPLSKSPDLLILDYELIKSAPNRTLVAGIGDALAKWYEASISSGHSQATLTIAAVQQARILRDILLQKAFTGIQNLGGEEWKEVIDATVLLAGVIGGLGGANCRTVAAHAVHNGLTHLQSDYYTLHGEKVAYGILVQLRLEEMVQNNQLAVSAREQLLKFYSEIGLPQSLEDLGLSNITLSELRNCAEFICQSHSDIHRLPFKVTPEQLVAAMVSTKVKSLVK; from the coding sequence ATGAAACAAACCAAAAAAGCCCAATCTACCCCTATCTTAGTTGCTCCTAGTCAAGTAATCAAAGGGGAGAAAATCCTCAGTGAAGCCAAAGAAGCGATCGCCTCTTTAGGTAAACGTCCCTTGATTATTGGGGGAGAGACGACAGAATCTTTAATCAAACGTGAAATTAAGCCAATTCTAGAGCAGTTTAACCTCTTTTTGAGTAAATACAGTCCTGATTGCTCAGAAGCCTCTTTAAAAGCCTTAAAAGCTCAAGTAAGTGAGCACAAAAGTGATTTAATTATTGGTGTAGGTGGAGGAAAAGCTTTAGACACCGCTAAATTAGTCGCTCATCAGTGTAACTTACCAATAGTAACCATTCCCACTTCTGGGGCTACTTGTGCAGCTTGGACAGCTTTATCTAACGTTTACAGCGATAAGGGAGCATTTTTATACGATGTTCCCTTAAGTAAAAGTCCTGATTTACTGATTCTAGACTACGAATTAATCAAAAGTGCACCTAATCGTACTTTAGTCGCGGGAATCGGTGACGCTTTAGCTAAATGGTACGAAGCGTCAATAAGTAGTGGACATTCTCAAGCTACCCTAACCATAGCAGCTGTACAACAAGCGCGAATTTTACGAGATATTTTGTTACAAAAAGCCTTTACAGGGATACAAAATCTTGGAGGTGAAGAGTGGAAAGAGGTGATAGACGCGACTGTTTTACTCGCGGGGGTAATTGGTGGATTAGGTGGGGCTAATTGTCGTACTGTTGCAGCTCACGCTGTACATAATGGTTTAACTCATCTCCAATCAGACTATTACACTCTCCACGGGGAAAAAGTCGCTTATGGTATTTTAGTACAATTGCGTCTGGAAGAAATGGTGCAAAATAATCAATTAGCGGTTTCAGCTAGAGAACAACTATTAAAATTCTACAGCGAAATCGGTTTACCCCAATCTCTCGAAGACTTAGGATTAAGTAATATTACCTTGTCTGAGTTACGCAATTGTGCAGAATTTATCTGTCAGTCTCATTCAGATATTCATCGTTTACCCTTTAAGGTAACACCAGAACAATTAGTCGCTGCTATGGTTTCGACAAAAGTTAAATCTCTGGTAAAATAA